A region of Paramormyrops kingsleyae isolate MSU_618 chromosome 17, PKINGS_0.4, whole genome shotgun sequence DNA encodes the following proteins:
- the bbc3 gene encoding bcl-2-binding component 3 encodes MTNRNRHRLSIYCQPVITKRQESQSKPGMARAQTNGGRDDSQQGGPQRCRMEALQPEAWLTCSLHCLQPGRRPCCQWRVRTTPSTPAPVCPPQEPMASTSPSDITDSVIPQRTDSLQAGGNGPSIMRAGDRQEAPHGRSQRPLGDAQENSPPGGAPQSEDEVSERVAHRLRIIGDEINATFLQRRNAVLLWQNWRGVCRGLFLFITNALCTFYQRRRT; translated from the exons ATGACAAATAGGAACCGACATCGCTTGAGCATTTACTGCCAGCCGGTGATTACGAAGCGACAAGAAAGTCAA TCTAAACCTGGTATGGCTCGGGCCCAGACCAACGGAGGCAGAGACGACAGTCAGCAAGGGGGTCCTCAGAGGTGCCGCATGGAGGCTCTGCAGCCAGAGGCCTGGCTCACATGCAGCCTCCACTGCCTGCAGCCAGGCCGCCGACCTTGCTGCCAATGGCGCGTCAGGaccaccccctccacccccgcaCCGGTTTGTCCACCACAGGAACCTATGGCCAGTACGTCCCCCTCGGACATCACAGACAGCGTAATCCCTCAGAGGACAG ACTCACTCCAAGCGGGAGGGAATGGACCCAGCATAATGAGAGCCGGTGACAGACAGGAAGCCCCGCATGGCCGAAGTCAGCGCCCTCTAGGGGACGCCCAGGAGAACAGCCCCCCTGGTGGAGCACCACAATCGGAAGATGAGGTTTCAGAGAGAGTGGCTCACCGGCTAAGGATCATAGGGGACGAGATAAATGCCACGTTCCTGCAAAGACGG AATGCTGTCCTGCTATGGCAGAACTGGAGGGGTGTCTGCAGAGGACTCTTTCTCTTCATCACAAATGCGCTCTGCACCTTCTACCAGCGAAGACGCACGTAA